From Desulfosalsimonas propionicica, the proteins below share one genomic window:
- a CDS encoding MBL fold metallo-hydrolase gives MILKTLAVGPIMANCYIIGCENTKSAAVIDPGEEADRILKELAKDNLTLKYIINTHGHFDHVGGNYDLKKASGADIVIHPADEAMLADLVRTAAAFGLSAQNSPAPDRTVQEGDTISFGEITLKVLHTPGHSPGGISLHTDNMVFVGDTLFAGSIGRTDLPGGDFQTLISSIKTKLFPLGDDVKVYTGHEQATTIGQEKRANPFLR, from the coding sequence TTGATCTTAAAAACCCTTGCCGTAGGCCCCATCATGGCCAACTGCTACATTATAGGGTGCGAGAACACCAAATCCGCAGCCGTGATTGATCCCGGAGAGGAAGCAGACCGAATCCTCAAGGAATTGGCCAAAGACAATCTGACCCTCAAATATATCATCAACACCCACGGTCATTTTGATCACGTGGGCGGCAATTATGATCTCAAAAAGGCCAGCGGTGCGGATATCGTGATTCACCCGGCAGACGAGGCCATGCTTGCCGATCTGGTCAGAACAGCCGCGGCCTTCGGCCTTTCCGCCCAAAACTCGCCGGCCCCGGACCGGACAGTGCAGGAAGGCGACACCATCTCATTTGGCGAAATCACCCTGAAGGTGCTCCACACCCCGGGTCATTCCCCTGGCGGCATCTCCCTGCACACGGACAACATGGTATTTGTGGGCGACACCCTTTTTGCCGGCTCCATCGGCCGCACCGACCTGCCCGGGGGGGACTTTCAGACCCTGATTTCCAGCATCAAAACCAAGCTGTTTCCTCTGGGCGATGACGTCAAGGTTTATACCGGCCATGAGCAGGCCACCACCATCGGCCAGGAAAAACGCGCCAACCCGTTTCTGCGGTAG
- the trxA gene encoding thioredoxin: MAENVKEVSDETFEKEVLNSDIPVLVDFWAPWCGPCKAIGPVVEELSKDYEGKVKFLKCNVDDNPATPSNYGIRAIPTLILFKGGKNVEQVVGMVQKAKLEDTIKSVL; this comes from the coding sequence ATGGCGGAAAACGTTAAAGAAGTCAGCGACGAGACCTTTGAAAAGGAAGTATTGAATTCGGATATCCCCGTTCTCGTGGATTTCTGGGCCCCGTGGTGCGGTCCCTGCAAGGCCATCGGGCCCGTGGTCGAGGAACTGAGCAAGGACTACGAAGGCAAGGTTAAATTTCTGAAATGCAACGTGGATGACAATCCTGCAACGCCCAGCAATTATGGTATCCGCGCCATTCCCACATTGATTCTGTTCAAGGGCGGCAAAAACGTCGAGCAGGTCGTTGGCATGGTCCAGAAGGCCAAGCTTGAGGATACGATCAAAAGCGTTCTATAG
- the rpmB gene encoding 50S ribosomal protein L28 — protein MSTMCSICGKKAMVGCNVSHAHNVTKRRFNPNLQRVRAVQNGSVKKITVCTQCIKSGLVVKAP, from the coding sequence ATGTCTACGATGTGTAGTATATGCGGCAAAAAAGCCATGGTGGGATGTAATGTCAGCCATGCCCATAATGTCACCAAACGGCGGTTTAATCCCAACCTGCAGCGGGTGCGCGCAGTGCAGAACGGCAGCGTGAAAAAAATCACCGTGTGCACCCAGTGCATTAAATCCGGTCTGGTGGTCAAAGCCCCGTAA
- the hisG gene encoding ATP phosphoribosyltransferase — MSDKLKLGIPKGSLQKSTIELFRRSGWKINVNGRSYFPDVNDPYMECTLCRAQEMSVYVANGTLDAGLTGKDWIAENNSDIQVVSDLVYSKVSARPARWVVAVASDSEVKSIEDLSGKKVATELVGYTRRYFADKNIDVKIEYSWGATEAKVVSGLADAIVEITETESTIRAHGLKVIHEMMQTNTQLIANHDAWKDSDKKKKIEQVALLLKGALAAEKLVGLKMNAPEEKLDSIVSLLPSLNAPTIAKLYHSQWYSVETVVSSDTVRDLIPVLLDNGAEGIIEYPLNKVI, encoded by the coding sequence ATGAGTGACAAACTCAAGCTCGGCATTCCCAAGGGAAGCCTGCAGAAATCGACCATTGAACTATTCCGCCGCTCCGGGTGGAAGATCAACGTCAACGGCCGGAGCTATTTTCCGGATGTCAACGACCCATACATGGAGTGCACGCTCTGCCGCGCCCAGGAAATGTCGGTGTACGTGGCAAACGGCACCCTGGATGCGGGCCTGACCGGCAAGGACTGGATTGCGGAAAACAACTCGGATATCCAGGTTGTATCAGACCTGGTCTACTCCAAGGTCAGCGCAAGGCCGGCGCGCTGGGTGGTTGCGGTTGCCAGCGATTCAGAGGTCAAATCCATCGAAGATCTTTCCGGGAAAAAAGTGGCCACCGAACTGGTGGGCTATACCCGGCGCTATTTCGCGGACAAAAATATTGACGTAAAAATCGAGTACTCCTGGGGTGCCACAGAAGCCAAGGTGGTCTCCGGACTGGCTGACGCCATCGTGGAAATCACGGAAACCGAAAGCACCATCCGCGCCCACGGGCTCAAGGTCATCCACGAGATGATGCAGACCAACACCCAGCTCATTGCCAATCACGATGCATGGAAAGATTCGGACAAAAAAAAGAAAATCGAGCAGGTGGCCCTTTTGCTCAAGGGCGCTTTGGCTGCCGAGAAACTGGTGGGCCTGAAAATGAACGCGCCCGAGGAAAAGCTCGACAGCATTGTCTCGCTTCTGCCGAGCTTAAACGCCCCCACCATTGCCAAGCTTTATCACAGCCAGTGGTACTCGGTGGAAACCGTTGTCAGCTCGGATACGGTCCGGGACCTGATCCCGGTGCTGCTGGACAACGGGGCCGAGGGCATCATCGAGTACCCATTGAACAAGGTTATCTGA
- the yihA gene encoding ribosome biogenesis GTP-binding protein YihA/YsxC has protein sequence MKIISAEFETSAAKPGQYPEAVLPEIAFAGRSNVGKSSLINTLLNRRHLVKTSSTPGKTRLINFFVINNAFYFVDLPGYGYARVSQKERKKWGPMVETYLRSRSTLRAVVLLQDIRRMPGTEEIQLIEFLEHLHLPVLVILTKADKFSKSKQAAQARQIRGHLKLKENETVLFSAKTRQGTDEIHEIIGGLLMEAPTDGQTL, from the coding sequence TTGAAAATTATTTCCGCCGAATTTGAAACCAGCGCTGCAAAACCCGGGCAGTACCCGGAGGCCGTTTTGCCGGAAATCGCCTTTGCAGGCCGCTCCAACGTGGGCAAATCCAGTCTCATCAATACCCTGCTAAACCGCAGGCACCTGGTGAAAACCAGCTCCACGCCCGGCAAAACGCGCCTGATCAATTTTTTTGTCATCAACAACGCCTTTTATTTCGTTGATCTGCCCGGTTACGGATACGCCCGGGTTTCTCAAAAGGAGCGCAAAAAATGGGGCCCCATGGTGGAAACCTATCTTCGTTCCCGGTCCACCTTAAGGGCCGTGGTCCTGCTCCAGGATATCCGGCGCATGCCGGGAACTGAGGAAATCCAGCTGATAGAGTTTCTCGAACACCTCCATCTGCCGGTGCTGGTAATTCTCACCAAGGCGGACAAATTCTCAAAAAGCAAGCAGGCCGCACAGGCCCGGCAGATCCGCGGGCACCTGAAGCTAAAGGAAAACGAAACAGTGCTGTTCTCCGCCAAAACCCGCCAGGGCACAGATGAAATCCACGAAATAATCGGGGGACTGCTCATGGAAGCCCCCACAGACGGCCAGACATTATGA
- a CDS encoding outer membrane protein assembly factor BamD: MRQNKIESGPGAVQRPGIRILVLALVLALCASGCAGWFGKKEEKSAGELAEEGAASFEAEKYDKALKSYERLRDWYPYSPHAKEAKLRIADAHFHLGQYDQALQAYQQYEQLHPNDAQIPYATYQMGMCHYERLRSIDRTQVPTRNALEVFLRLQSRFPDSQWARDAGEKIEKCRRNLAGHEFYVGEFYFKSEQYLAAMNRFETVVTQYPQVTAYTDKARRYMDRCSRHLPGDAPGQTPTMDGWVQLPPIEVGWEGVN, translated from the coding sequence ATGCGGCAAAATAAGATTGAATCGGGCCCGGGCGCTGTGCAGCGTCCGGGAATCCGGATTCTCGTGTTGGCTTTAGTGCTTGCCCTGTGTGCGTCAGGGTGTGCGGGGTGGTTCGGAAAAAAGGAGGAGAAGTCAGCGGGCGAGCTCGCTGAGGAAGGGGCGGCGTCATTTGAGGCGGAAAAATATGACAAGGCCCTGAAATCCTATGAACGGCTGCGGGATTGGTATCCGTACAGCCCGCATGCCAAGGAAGCCAAGCTGCGCATTGCCGACGCTCATTTTCATCTTGGACAATACGATCAGGCCCTGCAGGCTTATCAGCAGTACGAACAGCTGCATCCCAATGATGCGCAGATCCCGTATGCCACCTACCAGATGGGAATGTGCCATTATGAGCGGCTGCGAAGTATTGACCGGACCCAGGTGCCGACCCGCAATGCCCTTGAGGTGTTTCTGCGGCTTCAGTCCAGGTTTCCGGACAGTCAGTGGGCGCGCGACGCCGGGGAAAAGATTGAAAAATGCCGCAGGAATCTGGCAGGCCATGAATTCTACGTGGGCGAGTTTTATTTTAAGTCCGAACAATACCTGGCGGCCATGAACCGGTTTGAAACCGTGGTCACCCAGTATCCGCAAGTGACGGCATATACCGACAAAGCCAGAAGGTACATGGACCGCTGCAGCCGGCATCTGCCCGGCGACGCACCCGGACAGACGCCAACCATGGATGGCTGGGTGCAGCTGCCGCCCATTGAAGTCGGATGGGAAGGGGTTAATTGA
- a CDS encoding ATP-grasp domain-containing protein: protein MLLSFHPCYVGDENRLCAGRDPDDDDRARMRAAEAVILPQGCRKTLFDAAVSSCPRVFPDYTARFAWPEKTGQSRMFAHYNAPRPVTAAFDCLADFNRQYNSDPAEAGFAFPFVFKYNGSGEGANVWLADTPNTLARLLSRSADWEKTGQFGFLLQQYIETRGRCLRVVVVGNTLVSYWRIQPDNTGFQASAARGGRIDHTADPGRRTAAEEQVLHLCRQTDINLAGFDLIFSENPAPNEADTPLLLEVNYFFGRTGLGGSEAFYRLLCAEIDNWIEQA, encoded by the coding sequence ATGCTTTTGTCCTTTCATCCCTGCTACGTTGGAGACGAAAACCGGCTTTGCGCCGGCCGTGATCCGGATGATGACGACAGAGCCAGGATGCGGGCTGCAGAAGCCGTAATCCTGCCCCAGGGATGCCGCAAAACCCTGTTTGATGCGGCTGTAAGCTCTTGCCCCCGGGTCTTTCCGGATTACACGGCCCGGTTTGCCTGGCCCGAGAAAACCGGCCAGAGCCGGATGTTTGCCCATTACAACGCCCCCCGCCCGGTTACTGCGGCTTTTGACTGCCTTGCCGACTTTAACCGCCAGTATAACAGTGACCCCGCCGAAGCCGGTTTTGCATTTCCTTTTGTGTTCAAGTACAACGGCTCCGGGGAAGGCGCCAATGTCTGGCTTGCCGACACCCCGAATACACTTGCCCGGCTTCTGAGTCGTTCAGCGGACTGGGAGAAAACCGGGCAATTCGGGTTTTTGCTCCAGCAATACATTGAAACCCGCGGCCGCTGCCTGCGGGTGGTGGTGGTGGGAAACACGCTGGTGTCCTACTGGCGGATCCAGCCCGACAATACCGGGTTCCAGGCATCTGCGGCACGCGGCGGCAGGATCGATCACACGGCAGACCCCGGCCGCAGGACGGCGGCCGAAGAGCAGGTTTTGCACTTATGCCGCCAGACCGACATCAACCTTGCCGGATTTGATTTAATCTTTTCGGAGAATCCGGCCCCAAACGAAGCTGACACTCCCCTTCTGCTGGAGGTCAATTATTTTTTCGGCAGAACGGGCCTGGGCGGATCTGAGGCGTTTTACCGGCTGTTGTGCGCAGAAATTGACAACTGGATTGAGCAGGCATAG
- the era gene encoding GTPase Era has protein sequence MNFSSSNTQDDFHSGFAAITGAPNAGKSTLLNAMIGEKISITSPKPQTTRNRIAGIVHGTGYQIVFLDTPGVHKSDKLFNRKIVDVALSAMDEVDLILMIADASDPSPASESLLVDKIGEKKPLPAVLALNKVDLVDKPLLLEQIQKWAALDIFSEIVPISAKTGLQVPQLMAAMAGHLPPGPPYYPEDALTDAPERFIVAEMIREKVFAHTGQEIPYSTAVTIERFAGDEKKDMVRIHAAIHVERDSQKGIVIGNRGRMLKTIGSEARKDIESLLGTRVFLELFVRVEKDWSKKPGSIRKLGY, from the coding sequence ATGAATTTTTCATCCAGTAACACGCAAGACGATTTTCACTCCGGTTTTGCCGCCATTACCGGCGCGCCCAACGCCGGCAAATCCACGCTGTTAAACGCCATGATCGGCGAGAAGATCTCCATTACCTCGCCCAAACCCCAGACCACGAGAAACCGCATTGCCGGCATTGTACACGGCACCGGCTATCAGATCGTATTTCTCGATACCCCCGGGGTGCACAAAAGCGATAAGCTGTTTAACCGCAAAATCGTGGACGTGGCCCTGTCTGCAATGGATGAAGTGGACCTGATCCTGATGATCGCTGATGCGTCTGATCCAAGTCCTGCATCCGAGTCTCTGCTCGTGGACAAAATTGGAGAGAAAAAACCGCTTCCTGCCGTTCTGGCCCTAAACAAAGTCGATCTGGTGGACAAGCCCCTGCTGCTTGAACAAATCCAAAAATGGGCAGCTCTGGATATATTTTCTGAAATCGTGCCCATTTCCGCCAAAACCGGGCTCCAGGTGCCGCAGTTGATGGCGGCCATGGCCGGCCATCTGCCCCCCGGCCCGCCCTATTACCCGGAAGACGCACTCACCGACGCACCCGAGCGGTTTATCGTGGCCGAGATGATCCGGGAAAAGGTTTTTGCCCACACCGGCCAGGAAATCCCCTATTCCACGGCCGTGACCATTGAACGGTTTGCCGGGGATGAAAAAAAGGATATGGTGCGAATTCATGCGGCCATCCACGTGGAGCGCGACTCCCAGAAAGGTATTGTCATCGGCAATCGCGGCCGGATGCTGAAAACCATCGGCTCAGAGGCGCGCAAAGACATTGAAAGCCTTCTGGGTACCCGGGTGTTTCTGGAACTGTTTGTCCGGGTGGAAAAAGACTGGAGCAAAAAGCCCGGGTCCATCCGCAAACTCGGTTACTAA
- the ispG gene encoding flavodoxin-dependent (E)-4-hydroxy-3-methylbut-2-enyl-diphosphate synthase, whose translation MPTTIKRKTTRQIHVGSVPVGGDASISVQSMTNTHTADVAATVAQIRGLEEAGCEIIRVAVPDMDAARAISEIRTQITIPLIADIHFDFRLAVAAAAAGANALRINPGNIGAKDKIRAVVAAAKDSGLSIRVGVNAGSLDKDIYQTHGGPTPAALVQSALRQVAVLAEMDFHEVKVSLKSSDVMQTIEAYELFSDQSDIPLHVGVTEAGGLYAGIVKSAMGIGSILSRGIGDTLRVSLTRDPTEEVRVGYEILKALDIRRRGPEIISCPTCGRCEIDLFSIAESVEKALLSSRAPIRVAVMGCAVNGPGEAREADVGIAGGRGTGILFKKGKVVKKFPEDRLVRELLAAVRQLEENHEP comes from the coding sequence ATGCCAACGACCATCAAACGAAAAACAACCCGGCAGATCCACGTGGGCAGTGTGCCGGTGGGGGGAGACGCCTCCATATCCGTGCAATCCATGACCAACACCCACACTGCGGATGTGGCTGCCACAGTGGCCCAAATCCGGGGTCTGGAAGAGGCCGGATGCGAAATTATCCGCGTGGCTGTTCCGGACATGGACGCAGCCCGGGCCATTTCCGAAATCCGCACGCAGATCACCATCCCCCTGATTGCCGATATCCACTTTGACTTCCGACTGGCGGTGGCTGCTGCTGCTGCCGGGGCCAACGCACTTCGCATCAACCCCGGCAACATCGGGGCCAAAGACAAAATCCGGGCAGTGGTGGCCGCGGCAAAAGACAGCGGGCTGTCCATCCGCGTGGGGGTCAATGCCGGATCTCTGGATAAAGACATTTATCAGACCCATGGCGGACCAACGCCTGCCGCCCTTGTGCAAAGCGCCCTGCGCCAGGTGGCCGTGCTCGCGGAAATGGATTTTCACGAAGTAAAGGTTTCTTTGAAATCCTCTGATGTGATGCAAACCATCGAGGCGTATGAACTTTTTTCCGATCAGTCTGATATCCCCCTGCACGTGGGGGTTACAGAGGCCGGCGGACTCTATGCCGGAATCGTCAAATCCGCCATGGGCATCGGCAGCATCCTGAGCCGGGGCATCGGCGACACCCTGCGGGTTTCTTTGACCCGGGATCCAACAGAAGAGGTCCGGGTGGGCTATGAGATCTTAAAAGCCCTGGACATCCGCCGTCGCGGCCCGGAAATCATCTCCTGCCCCACCTGCGGCAGATGCGAAATTGATCTGTTCTCCATTGCCGAAAGCGTGGAAAAGGCCCTTTTGTCCAGCCGGGCGCCCATCAGGGTGGCTGTCATGGGATGTGCGGTAAACGGACCCGGAGAGGCCCGGGAGGCTGATGTGGGCATTGCCGGCGGCCGGGGCACGGGCATTTTGTTTAAAAAAGGCAAAGTGGTCAAAAAATTTCCTGAAGACCGGCTGGTCCGGGAACTGCTGGCCGCAGTGCGGCAGCTGGAGGAAAACCACGAGCCATAA
- the hisI gene encoding phosphoribosyl-AMP cyclohydrolase, with amino-acid sequence MVELDFDKGGGLLPAIAQDAETGEVLMLAYMNRAAWENTIKTGVATYYSRSRDKLWVKGETSGHTQQVRELRFDCDADTILLKVVQLGGAACHKGYKSCFYRKVENNEAVITDEPIFDPDEVYKK; translated from the coding sequence ATGGTTGAACTCGACTTTGACAAGGGCGGCGGGCTGCTGCCGGCCATTGCCCAGGATGCGGAAACCGGCGAAGTGCTCATGCTGGCCTACATGAACCGCGCGGCATGGGAAAATACCATCAAAACCGGCGTGGCCACTTATTACAGCCGTTCCAGGGACAAACTGTGGGTCAAGGGCGAAACCTCGGGCCACACACAGCAGGTTCGGGAGCTGCGCTTTGACTGCGATGCCGACACCATCCTGCTCAAGGTGGTACAGCTTGGCGGCGCGGCCTGCCATAAAGGCTATAAATCCTGTTTTTACCGGAAAGTGGAAAATAACGAAGCTGTGATTACAGATGAACCGATATTTGATCCAGACGAGGTGTATAAAAAATGA
- a CDS encoding RelA/SpoT family protein, producing MIRITDILDKLYDYYPDADVDIIDRAYIYSARVHAGQMRLSGEPYLSHPLEVASLLADMKLDPVSISAGLLHDVVEDTHATIDEIYHTFGNEVAHIVAGVTKISALPFSTDQQRHAENIRKMILAMADDIRVILIKLADRLHNIRTLHYHKKPEKQQSIAQETLDIYGPIAGRLGIYWLKNELEETAFYYANPEEYSRIDGLLKKNQEERAKYVATVKTLIKEKMSEAGISCRVQGRHKQYYSIYQKMVSQELDFEEVYDIIAFRIVVENVSQCYAALGQIHARWKPIPTKFKDYIAVPKPNMYQSLHTTVIGPYGERMEIQIRSEQMDHVANFGIAAHWSYKEGKTQEDINTKNTFAWIHNLVENQENFGNPEEFLENVRIDLFPDEVFVFTPNGDVRSLPKGATPVDFAYMIHTEVGSECTGAKVNGRLVPLQYELNTGDIVEILTTRGHQPSKDWLNFVKTVKAKSRIRHWIRKQEKERSLSLGRELCEKAFRKYKLNFSTLVKSREMEKVAEAFNFKSTEDLIANVGIGKITPLQIIRKLDPQFTEKKDSTLIDKIMGPRDRKQKEKTEGVSVHGLDDILIRFGKCCQPVPGDPITGYITHGAGVTIHRSGCVNALKLNPDRQIDVEWNTNDNGEFPVSLKITASDRMGLLAEISTEISKAAANIYDVRLENRGNKSIYGKFTIMVKDRGHLDSVISRLKKIQAVQEVKRL from the coding sequence ATGATCCGCATTACCGATATACTCGATAAGCTCTACGATTATTACCCGGACGCGGATGTGGACATCATCGATCGTGCCTACATCTACTCCGCCCGAGTCCATGCCGGACAAATGCGCCTTTCCGGAGAGCCCTACCTGTCGCATCCCCTTGAAGTGGCCAGCCTGCTGGCCGACATGAAGCTGGATCCGGTGAGCATATCCGCGGGCCTGCTCCATGACGTGGTGGAAGACACCCATGCCACAATTGATGAAATTTATCACACATTCGGCAATGAAGTGGCCCATATCGTGGCCGGGGTCACCAAGATCAGCGCCCTTCCCTTCAGCACCGATCAGCAGCGACACGCGGAAAACATCCGGAAAATGATCCTGGCCATGGCCGATGACATCCGGGTGATTTTAATCAAGCTCGCTGACCGGCTCCACAACATCCGGACCCTGCATTATCACAAAAAGCCGGAAAAACAGCAGTCCATCGCCCAGGAAACCTTAGACATCTACGGCCCCATTGCCGGCCGCCTGGGCATTTACTGGCTGAAAAACGAGCTTGAGGAAACCGCGTTTTATTACGCCAATCCCGAGGAATACAGCCGAATTGACGGGCTGCTGAAAAAAAACCAGGAGGAACGCGCAAAATACGTTGCCACGGTCAAAACCCTTATTAAGGAGAAAATGTCTGAAGCCGGCATTTCGTGCCGGGTGCAGGGCCGGCACAAGCAATATTACAGCATATACCAGAAAATGGTCTCCCAGGAACTGGACTTTGAAGAGGTTTATGACATTATTGCCTTTCGCATCGTCGTGGAAAATGTCTCCCAGTGTTATGCAGCCCTGGGGCAAATCCATGCCAGGTGGAAGCCGATCCCCACGAAATTCAAGGATTATATCGCCGTTCCCAAGCCCAACATGTATCAGTCGCTGCACACCACAGTGATCGGCCCGTACGGGGAAAGAATGGAAATCCAGATCCGTTCCGAGCAGATGGATCACGTGGCCAATTTCGGCATTGCCGCGCACTGGAGCTACAAGGAGGGCAAAACCCAGGAGGATATCAATACGAAAAACACCTTTGCCTGGATTCACAATTTGGTGGAAAACCAGGAAAATTTCGGAAATCCGGAAGAATTTCTGGAAAACGTGCGAATCGATTTGTTTCCAGACGAGGTATTTGTGTTTACGCCCAACGGGGATGTGCGCTCGCTTCCAAAAGGGGCCACGCCCGTGGATTTTGCCTACATGATCCACACGGAGGTGGGCAGCGAGTGCACCGGCGCCAAGGTCAACGGACGGCTCGTACCCCTCCAGTACGAACTCAACACCGGCGATATCGTTGAAATTCTGACCACCAGGGGCCACCAGCCCAGCAAGGACTGGCTCAATTTCGTCAAAACCGTCAAGGCCAAGTCCCGTATCCGGCACTGGATCCGCAAACAGGAAAAGGAGCGCAGCCTCTCTCTGGGCCGGGAACTGTGCGAGAAGGCCTTTCGGAAATACAAACTCAATTTTTCAACCCTGGTCAAGTCCCGGGAGATGGAAAAAGTGGCAGAGGCCTTTAATTTCAAGTCCACAGAGGACCTGATCGCCAATGTGGGCATCGGAAAAATCACGCCCCTGCAGATCATCCGAAAGCTCGACCCCCAGTTTACCGAGAAAAAGGATTCAACCCTCATTGACAAGATCATGGGGCCCCGGGACCGAAAGCAGAAAGAAAAAACCGAAGGGGTGTCTGTCCACGGCCTGGATGACATTCTGATACGTTTCGGCAAATGCTGCCAGCCCGTGCCCGGAGACCCGATTACCGGGTATATCACCCACGGCGCCGGGGTGACCATTCACCGCAGCGGATGTGTCAATGCGTTGAAACTCAACCCGGACCGGCAAATCGACGTGGAATGGAATACAAACGACAATGGTGAGTTTCCGGTGTCCCTGAAGATCACCGCCTCGGACCGCATGGGGCTGCTGGCGGAAATCTCGACTGAAATCAGCAAGGCGGCCGCCAATATTTATGATGTCCGCCTTGAAAACAGAGGCAACAAGTCGATTTACGGAAAATTTACCATCATGGTAAAAGACCGCGGACACCTGGATAGCGTGATCTCCCGGCTGAAAAAAATCCAGGCCGTGCAGGAGGTCAAGCGTCTGTAA
- a CDS encoding HNH endonuclease — protein MYIPEEEEIRREKAKARELRASQWWKRKCARGICHWCGKTVAPGDLTMDHVLPLARGGKTTKNNVVPCCKECNIRKKSRMPTHWDNL, from the coding sequence ATGTATATTCCGGAAGAAGAAGAAATTCGCAGGGAAAAGGCAAAGGCCCGCGAGCTGCGGGCCTCTCAGTGGTGGAAGCGCAAATGCGCCAGGGGCATCTGCCATTGGTGCGGCAAGACCGTGGCCCCCGGGGACCTGACCATGGATCACGTGCTGCCCCTGGCGCGGGGGGGAAAAACCACCAAAAACAACGTGGTACCTTGCTGCAAGGAGTGCAACATCCGGAAAAAAAGCAGGATGCCCACCCATTGGGACAATCTTTGA
- the proS gene encoding proline--tRNA ligase — MTQKNDTAIRPTRAENYPEWYQQVIRASDMAELSPVRGCMVIKPWGYALWENMVRALDDMFKATGVRNAYFPLFIPISFLEKEAEHVEGFAKECAVVTHHKLEKDENNRLVPAGKLNEPLIVRPTSETIIGDAFARWIKSYRDLPMLLNQWANVVRWEMRTRIFLRTSEFLWQEGHTVHATKQEAIDRTYMMLNVYKRMAEEYLAIPVITGEKSVAEKFPGAEITTCIEAMMQDKKALQAGTSHFLGQNFARASGIRFQSAMETEEYGWTTSWGVSTRMIGGLIMTHSDDNGIVLPPRVASAHVVLLPILKKKETNDSVMAYTQAIAGRLRQQNYHGTPLRVEIDDRNIGGTRNWDWIKKGVPLRVEIGPKDMDADSVFVSRRDRERKDRFSIQKDEFIGKITEILDEIQSGLYEKALCFLKENTRDIDDPDEFNAFFSPKNPEEPEIHGGFARSHWCGRAECEKAVKERLNVTIRCIPFDRKEQSGACIQCGEESQGRVVFAKAY; from the coding sequence ATGACGCAAAAAAACGACACCGCAATCCGCCCCACCCGGGCGGAAAATTATCCGGAATGGTACCAGCAGGTCATCCGGGCCTCAGACATGGCTGAACTATCCCCGGTGCGGGGCTGTATGGTAATCAAGCCGTGGGGGTACGCACTTTGGGAAAACATGGTGCGGGCCTTAGATGACATGTTTAAGGCCACGGGCGTGAGAAACGCTTATTTCCCCCTTTTTATTCCCATCTCCTTTCTGGAAAAGGAAGCCGAGCATGTGGAGGGATTTGCCAAGGAATGCGCGGTGGTCACCCACCACAAGCTGGAAAAGGACGAAAACAACCGCCTGGTGCCCGCAGGCAAACTCAACGAACCCCTGATCGTGCGGCCAACGTCTGAGACCATCATCGGCGACGCCTTTGCCCGGTGGATCAAAAGCTACCGGGATCTGCCCATGCTGCTCAATCAGTGGGCCAACGTTGTCCGGTGGGAAATGCGTACCCGGATTTTTCTGCGCACCAGCGAATTTCTCTGGCAGGAAGGCCATACCGTGCATGCCACAAAACAGGAAGCCATTGACCGCACTTATATGATGCTTAATGTATATAAACGGATGGCTGAAGAATACCTGGCCATACCGGTCATCACCGGGGAAAAATCCGTTGCGGAAAAATTTCCCGGCGCGGAGATCACCACCTGCATCGAGGCCATGATGCAGGACAAAAAGGCCCTGCAGGCGGGAACCTCCCATTTTCTCGGCCAGAACTTTGCCAGGGCCTCGGGCATCCGGTTTCAATCCGCCATGGAAACCGAAGAATACGGATGGACCACTTCCTGGGGCGTGTCCACCCGCATGATCGGCGGTCTGATCATGACCCACAGCGATGATAACGGCATAGTCCTGCCCCCTCGGGTGGCTTCTGCCCATGTGGTGCTGTTGCCGATTTTAAAGAAAAAGGAAACCAACGACAGCGTGATGGCATACACCCAGGCAATCGCCGGGCGACTGCGGCAGCAGAACTATCACGGCACGCCCCTGAGGGTGGAAATCGATGACCGCAACATCGGCGGCACCCGCAACTGGGACTGGATCAAAAAAGGCGTGCCCCTTCGTGTGGAAATCGGTCCCAAGGACATGGATGCAGACTCGGTGTTTGTTTCCAGGCGGGACCGGGAACGAAAAGACCGCTTTTCCATCCAAAAAGACGAATTTATCGGAAAAATCACGGAGATCCTTGATGAAATTCAGTCCGGATTATATGAAAAGGCGCTTTGTTTTTTAAAGGAAAACACGCGCGACATTGACGATCCAGATGAATTTAATGCGTTTTTCTCCCCGAAAAACCCGGAGGAGCCGGAAATTCACGGTGGGTTTGCCAGGTCGCACTGGTGCGGCCGCGCTGAATGTGAAAAAGCCGTCAAGGAACGGCTCAATGTCACCATCCGCTGCATTCCCTTTGACCGAAAAGAGCAATCCGGGGCCTGCATTCAGTGCGGGGAAGAAAGCCAGGGGCGGGTGGTGTTTGCAAAAGCCTATTAA